The following are encoded in a window of Bacillus sp. SORGH_AS_0510 genomic DNA:
- the vrrA gene encoding VrrA/YqfQ family protein: protein MQPRPRIPMQGGMGPGMYGGRNPMMGAGNNPFGGMMGPGGNPFGGGGPMMRPSANPLGRNPMMGAMGRQANGGGGLLSRILGRGNPAGGGAGGLMGAGGAGRAASGGAGGLLQSLSNPGGITNMLNNTQQVLRTAQSIGPMIQQYGPMVKNLPAMWRLYKGFKNASKSTDESTSEQNNQSISVTEEESSTKELTGNRRTGKTSTQKEQQKPVNTGNSQKPRGTSTPKMYI, encoded by the coding sequence ATGCAACCAAGACCAAGAATACCAATGCAAGGCGGAATGGGCCCAGGAATGTATGGAGGAAGAAATCCGATGATGGGGGCAGGAAACAATCCTTTTGGCGGGATGATGGGACCAGGTGGTAATCCCTTTGGTGGGGGAGGACCCATGATGAGACCTTCTGCAAACCCATTGGGAAGAAATCCAATGATGGGAGCAATGGGTAGGCAAGCGAACGGTGGTGGCGGACTGCTCTCAAGGATTCTCGGAAGAGGAAATCCAGCTGGCGGGGGTGCCGGAGGACTTATGGGCGCCGGGGGAGCTGGCAGAGCCGCTTCAGGCGGAGCTGGCGGTTTACTTCAGTCCTTAAGTAATCCTGGGGGTATAACCAATATGCTTAATAATACCCAACAGGTTTTAAGAACCGCCCAATCAATAGGTCCGATGATTCAACAATACGGACCGATGGTTAAGAATCTTCCAGCAATGTGGAGGCTTTACAAAGGCTTTAAGAATGCTTCGAAGAGCACTGATGAATCCACCAGTGAACAGAACAATCAATCCATATCTGTTACAGAGGAAGAGTCTTCGACAAAGGAACTCACAGGAAATCGTCGAACAGGAAAAACATCCACACAGAAAGAACAGCAAAAACCCGTCAATACTGGCAACAGCCAAAAACCAAGAGGGACATCTACCCCAAAAATGTACATCTAA
- the cccA gene encoding cytochrome c550 translates to MNRNPVIPFILIMVFGIVLVFVMSFKGLGDMKEVASEKGEGKGSEKTEVAASKPEDIYKQTCVACHGDQYQGVVGPTLKGVGSKYSKEQLEEIVTKGRGNMPAGLVSPDKAGAMADWLKTIK, encoded by the coding sequence ATGAACCGTAATCCAGTAATTCCTTTTATTCTTATCATGGTTTTTGGAATCGTACTTGTATTTGTCATGTCTTTCAAAGGCCTTGGAGATATGAAAGAAGTCGCTAGTGAGAAGGGTGAAGGAAAAGGCAGCGAGAAGACAGAAGTAGCTGCATCTAAACCAGAAGACATTTATAAGCAAACATGTGTTGCTTGTCACGGCGATCAGTACCAAGGAGTAGTTGGTCCTACGCTAAAAGGTGTTGGAAGCAAGTATTCTAAGGAACAATTAGAAGAGATCGTAACAAAAGGTAGAGGTAACATGCCAGCTGGTCTAGTTTCACCAGATAAAGCTGGAGCAATGGCAGATTGGTTAAAAACAATCAAATAA
- a CDS encoding acyl-CoA dehydrogenase family protein, giving the protein MNFDLTAEQDMIKRTIRQFADEEVAPGAIERDKTKKFPVEVFKQLADMGIMGLPFPEEYGGAGADTVSFAIVTEELSRACASTGITYSAHISLGGAPLYLFGTEEQKQKYLTPICTGESLGAFGLTEPNAGSDAGGTRTSAVEEGGEFLINGNKCFITNASFAKHLALTAVTGEQNGKKEISAIIVPTNSEGFTIIDNYEKMGLNASNTTELVLEDVRVPSENLLGKRGEGFRQFLITLDGGRIGIGAMAVGIAQGAYEKALAYAKERNQFGKSISSFQAIQFKLADMAMKIELARNMVYKAAWLKDQGRAFSKEAAMCKLYASEICMEVTSQAVQIHGGYGYMKEYQVERMMRDAKLLEIGEGTSEVQRMVISRLIGC; this is encoded by the coding sequence ATGAATTTTGACTTAACTGCTGAACAAGATATGATTAAAAGGACCATTAGACAATTTGCTGATGAAGAAGTAGCGCCCGGTGCTATTGAACGGGATAAGACTAAAAAATTTCCAGTAGAAGTTTTTAAGCAGCTGGCAGATATGGGGATTATGGGGCTTCCATTCCCAGAAGAATATGGTGGTGCAGGAGCAGATACCGTCAGTTTCGCCATCGTAACAGAAGAACTAAGCAGAGCATGTGCATCCACAGGGATAACCTATTCTGCCCATATTTCTTTAGGTGGGGCGCCACTATATTTATTTGGAACCGAGGAGCAAAAGCAAAAATATTTAACTCCCATTTGTACAGGGGAATCCTTAGGTGCATTTGGCTTAACAGAGCCTAATGCAGGTTCAGATGCAGGGGGGACAAGGACATCTGCCGTTGAAGAAGGTGGTGAGTTCTTAATTAATGGAAATAAGTGTTTCATAACAAATGCAAGCTTCGCTAAGCATTTAGCTTTAACCGCGGTAACAGGAGAACAGAATGGGAAGAAAGAAATTAGTGCCATTATTGTCCCTACTAACTCTGAAGGCTTTACGATCATTGATAACTATGAAAAGATGGGGTTGAATGCCTCGAATACAACAGAACTTGTGTTAGAAGACGTCAGAGTTCCTTCTGAGAATCTTTTAGGAAAGCGTGGAGAGGGGTTTAGACAGTTTTTAATCACACTGGATGGCGGACGTATTGGAATTGGCGCTATGGCGGTAGGGATTGCTCAGGGGGCCTATGAGAAAGCACTTGCTTATGCAAAGGAACGAAATCAATTCGGGAAATCTATCTCTTCCTTCCAAGCCATTCAATTTAAATTAGCTGATATGGCTATGAAAATTGAGTTAGCACGTAATATGGTTTATAAAGCTGCATGGTTAAAAGATCAAGGCAGGGCATTTTCTAAGGAAGCAGCTATGTGTAAACTATATGCATCGGAAATATGTATGGAAGTGACCAGTCAGGCCGTTCAAATTCACGGTGGATATGGATATATGAAAGAGTATCAAGTGGAAAGAATGATGCGAGATGCAAAATTGCTTGAAATTGGGGAAGGAACATCTGAAGTACAAAGAATGGTTATTTCACGATTAATTGGTTGTTAA
- a CDS encoding pyruvate, water dikinase regulatory protein: MSLPVIYVVSDSVGETAELVTKAAITQFNGSGMMLKRFPYVEDKEHIDEVISLVLLDKGMIAFTLVKPDMRTYMKDRAEKEGIIAVDLIGPIMDQIEVFSGKAPLCEPGLVRKLDEDYFKKIEAIEFAVKYDDGRDPRGILKADIVLIGVSRTSKTPLSQYLAHKRLKVANVPLVPEVDPPEELFKVPIEKCFGLKISPEKLNNIRRERLRSLGLNDQASYANIERIKEELTFFEQLVSKINCPVVDVTNKAVEETANIILNYIQKGRP, translated from the coding sequence ATGAGTTTACCAGTTATTTATGTAGTTTCTGATTCGGTTGGTGAAACAGCGGAATTAGTGACAAAAGCGGCAATAACCCAATTTAATGGTTCTGGCATGATGTTAAAAAGGTTTCCATATGTTGAAGACAAGGAACATATTGATGAAGTCATCTCACTTGTTTTGTTAGATAAGGGAATGATTGCCTTCACCCTAGTAAAACCAGACATGCGTACATATATGAAGGACCGTGCTGAAAAAGAAGGAATCATTGCTGTCGATTTAATTGGGCCTATTATGGATCAAATTGAAGTATTTAGTGGGAAAGCTCCTTTATGTGAACCTGGACTAGTCAGGAAGCTCGATGAGGATTATTTTAAGAAAATTGAGGCGATTGAATTCGCTGTTAAATATGATGATGGTCGTGACCCTAGAGGAATCTTAAAAGCGGATATTGTCTTAATTGGTGTTTCTAGAACTTCAAAAACACCATTATCACAATATTTGGCACATAAACGATTAAAAGTAGCTAATGTACCGCTTGTACCTGAGGTAGATCCGCCAGAAGAACTTTTCAAGGTTCCCATTGAAAAATGCTTTGGATTAAAAATCAGTCCTGAAAAGTTAAATAATATTAGACGTGAAAGACTTCGTTCCTTAGGATTAAATGATCAAGCTAGTTATGCAAATATTGAACGGATTAAAGAGGAATTAACTTTCTTTGAACAGTTGGTATCTAAAATTAATTGTCCTGTAGTCGATGTAACGAATAAGGCAGTTGAAGAAACAGCCAATATTATTTTAAATTATATCCAAAAAGGGAGACCTTAG
- the dnaG gene encoding DNA primase, translating into MADRIAEEKIDQIRQAVDIVEVISDYVQLKKQGRNYFGLCPFHGESTPSFSVSSDKQIFHCFGCGAGGNVYSFLMELEGLSFQEAAIRLAGKVNIDLDINLSSATGERKVSKEFQAMLDAHELLRKFYHHLLVNTKEGQHALEYLLGRGFTRESIDKFQIGYSLNSWDFVYKFLSKRDFSPEWMEKAGLIIQRERDGTYFDRFRDRIMFPIFDRQGNTIAFSGRSLGADEPKYLNSPETAIFNKSKILYNYHLAKPSIKKLQHAVLFEGFADCIAADRSGVENGIATMGTSLTDEHIALLRQSVQSITICYDSDKPGIEAAFRAGSHLHNAGFQIKVAMMPDGMDPDEYIKKNGSEKFRNEVIGASSTWMGFKFLYYRRGKNLQIEGDRLAYIEQIIKEISQLTKAVERDHYLRQLAAEFSLSLDALKQQQKQIFFEEKRKFNNKTTESDNKPSLKIVKQVNELKPAHFTAERRLIAHMLKNRDVAYKVQDLLQQNTFNIDEHQAIITYLLGFYEDHLEPDSSAFLTYIQDDNLRRMVANIEMMSINDEVTDQELTDYIKQVLNYQKLLKIKEKEVEQKEAERQGEFARAAAIGIEIIQLRKSL; encoded by the coding sequence ATGGCAGATCGTATAGCCGAAGAAAAGATTGACCAGATTCGTCAAGCAGTTGATATTGTCGAAGTAATCAGCGATTATGTTCAACTGAAAAAACAGGGGCGAAATTACTTCGGATTATGTCCTTTCCATGGTGAAAGCACCCCTTCATTTTCAGTTTCGTCAGACAAACAAATCTTTCATTGCTTTGGCTGCGGGGCAGGTGGAAATGTTTATTCTTTCCTAATGGAACTTGAAGGTCTATCATTCCAGGAAGCAGCCATCAGATTAGCTGGAAAAGTTAATATTGACCTTGATATTAATTTATCATCAGCGACTGGCGAGAGGAAAGTTTCCAAAGAATTTCAAGCCATGCTTGATGCCCATGAGTTGTTAAGGAAATTTTACCATCATTTGCTAGTAAATACAAAAGAGGGTCAACATGCCCTGGAATATTTATTAGGTAGGGGATTTACAAGAGAATCGATTGATAAGTTTCAAATTGGGTATTCATTAAATTCATGGGATTTTGTTTATAAGTTCCTTTCAAAAAGAGATTTTTCTCCTGAATGGATGGAAAAAGCCGGACTTATTATCCAGCGTGAAAGGGATGGGACATATTTCGATCGATTTAGGGATCGAATCATGTTTCCTATTTTTGACCGACAAGGTAATACGATTGCATTTTCAGGGAGGTCGTTAGGGGCTGATGAGCCCAAATATTTAAATAGTCCCGAAACAGCAATCTTTAATAAAAGTAAAATACTTTATAATTATCATTTAGCCAAACCGAGTATAAAAAAATTGCAACATGCTGTTTTGTTTGAGGGGTTTGCCGATTGTATTGCAGCAGATCGATCAGGTGTAGAAAATGGTATTGCTACAATGGGAACATCTTTGACAGATGAACATATAGCTCTTTTACGCCAAAGCGTTCAATCCATAACTATTTGCTATGATTCTGATAAGCCGGGAATTGAGGCTGCCTTTCGGGCAGGGAGTCACTTGCATAATGCGGGGTTCCAAATCAAAGTCGCTATGATGCCGGATGGGATGGATCCGGATGAATATATTAAAAAAAATGGCTCTGAAAAATTCCGCAATGAAGTGATTGGTGCAAGTTCCACCTGGATGGGATTTAAATTTCTCTACTATAGAAGAGGAAAAAATCTTCAAATTGAAGGAGATCGGCTTGCATATATCGAACAAATAATTAAAGAAATCAGCCAGTTAACTAAAGCAGTTGAAAGAGATCATTACTTACGACAACTGGCAGCAGAATTTTCGCTTTCATTAGATGCTTTAAAGCAACAACAAAAACAGATATTTTTTGAAGAAAAAAGAAAATTCAATAACAAAACTACCGAATCAGATAATAAACCATCACTGAAAATAGTGAAACAGGTGAACGAGTTAAAGCCCGCGCATTTTACAGCTGAAAGGCGTTTAATCGCTCATATGTTAAAAAATCGTGACGTTGCTTATAAGGTTCAGGATTTATTACAACAAAATACGTTTAATATTGATGAACATCAGGCAATAATAACATATCTGTTGGGATTTTACGAAGATCATTTGGAACCTGATTCCAGTGCGTTTTTAACCTATATCCAAGATGATAATCTTAGAAGAATGGTTGCAAATATTGAAATGATGTCTATTAATGATGAAGTAACAGACCAAGAATTAACTGATTATATCAAACAGGTGTTGAATTATCAAAAATTGCTAAAGATAAAAGAAAAAGAAGTGGAACAAAAAGAAGCAGAGCGACAAGGCGAATTTGCTAGAGCTGCTGCAATTGGTATTGAAATTATTCAATTGCGTAAATCGTTATAG
- a CDS encoding Nif3-like dinuclear metal center hexameric protein: MKNPNGHEIIQLFEQFSPKSFAMEGDKIGLQIGRLNKKIERIMIALDVLENVIDEAIEKNVQLIIAHHPIIYRPLKNVLTDTPQGRIVEKLLKHDIAVYAAHTNLDVAKGGVNDLLAAALELQDSEVLVPTYDTKLKKLVVFVPASHAEEIRKVLGSAGAGFIGNYSHCSFSANGTGRFIPGEDTNPFIGQVGLIEEVEEVRIETIIPEPLLKKAVTAMIKAHPYEEVAYDVYPTENIGEVLGLGRIGKVSEMTLGEFAEKVKTALDVKTVRVVGDLDTRIKKVAVLGGDGNKYFMNAKFKGADVYVTGDIYYHTAHDAMMQGLNMIDPGHNVEKIMKKGLTVILQQMCKDSGYEVEIFPSEINTDPFRFV, translated from the coding sequence ATGAAGAATCCTAACGGGCATGAGATTATTCAGCTTTTTGAACAGTTTTCACCGAAATCTTTTGCGATGGAAGGTGATAAAATCGGCTTGCAAATTGGACGGTTGAACAAGAAAATTGAGCGTATTATGATCGCATTAGATGTGCTGGAAAATGTGATCGATGAAGCAATAGAAAAAAATGTACAACTCATTATTGCCCACCATCCGATCATTTATCGACCGCTTAAAAATGTCCTGACAGATACTCCTCAAGGAAGAATCGTTGAAAAATTATTGAAGCACGATATCGCAGTATACGCTGCGCATACCAATTTGGATGTGGCAAAGGGAGGAGTAAACGATCTTCTAGCAGCTGCATTAGAATTACAGGATTCAGAAGTCCTTGTACCGACCTATGATACGAAGTTGAAAAAATTAGTCGTTTTTGTACCAGCAAGCCATGCGGAAGAGATTAGAAAAGTACTTGGTAGTGCAGGAGCCGGTTTTATTGGGAATTATAGTCACTGCTCTTTCTCTGCTAATGGTACTGGAAGATTTATACCTGGTGAAGACACGAACCCATTTATTGGTCAAGTAGGTCTAATAGAAGAAGTAGAGGAAGTACGAATTGAGACGATTATTCCAGAGCCGCTTCTAAAAAAAGCGGTAACTGCGATGATTAAAGCGCATCCGTACGAAGAAGTCGCATATGATGTGTATCCTACAGAAAATATTGGTGAAGTGCTAGGTCTAGGCAGGATTGGAAAAGTTAGTGAAATGACTCTTGGAGAATTTGCAGAAAAAGTAAAGACTGCCCTTGATGTTAAGACAGTCCGGGTGGTAGGTGACCTTGATACTAGAATTAAAAAAGTGGCTGTTTTAGGTGGCGATGGAAATAAGTATTTCATGAATGCTAAGTTTAAAGGGGCAGATGTTTATGTGACAGGTGACATTTATTATCACACTGCACACGACGCGATGATGCAAGGGCTTAATATGATTGATCCTGGTCATAACGTAGAAAAGATAATGAAAAAAGGGCTCACAGTCATTTTACAGCAAATGTGTAAAGACTCTGGATATGAAGTTGAAATATTCCCATCTGAAATCAACACAGATCCTTTTCGATTTGTATAA
- a CDS encoding DEAD/DEAH box helicase, with translation MKVNKFERFKLQPFIIESLNKFGFYNPTEIQERMIPLVLKGESAIGQSQTGTGKTFAYVLPILEKIDPDRQEVQAVITAPTRELASQIYHQILKVTEQCSPDRQIMTRCYIGGTDKQRTIEKLKVQPQIVVGTPGRIKDLMVEQALFTHTSEILVVDEADMMLDMGFIEDVDQVAAKMPENLQMLVFSATIPEKLKPFLKKYMENPKTIHVDAKNKAAENLAHYLLPSRHRSKKQLVHDALLAYNPYLAIVFTNTKKMAEEVAYFLNEKGLKVGRVHGDLNPRERKKMMKQIQDLEFQYIVATDLASRGIDIEGVSHVINYELPSDLDFYIHRVGRTARAGNTGIALTIYENSDEDALNKLEKMGIQFENVDLKKDGFEEIDERNRRKTRVRKEDEAAKTAKSLVKKPQKVKPGYKKKMQWEMDKIKKRQRKLNQKKK, from the coding sequence ATGAAAGTTAATAAATTTGAGCGTTTTAAGTTGCAGCCATTTATCATAGAATCACTGAATAAATTTGGTTTTTATAATCCAACTGAAATTCAGGAACGGATGATTCCGTTAGTACTAAAAGGAGAAAGTGCCATCGGGCAATCTCAAACAGGAACAGGGAAAACATTTGCCTATGTACTTCCCATCCTTGAAAAAATTGACCCGGATCGTCAAGAGGTACAAGCAGTAATTACTGCTCCAACAAGAGAGTTAGCCTCACAAATTTATCATCAAATCTTAAAAGTAACTGAACAATGCAGTCCTGATCGTCAGATCATGACAAGATGTTATATTGGTGGTACGGACAAGCAACGTACGATCGAGAAATTAAAAGTTCAGCCGCAAATCGTTGTCGGTACTCCTGGCCGTATTAAAGATTTGATGGTTGAACAAGCCCTTTTCACTCATACATCAGAAATCCTAGTGGTAGATGAAGCAGATATGATGCTTGATATGGGGTTTATTGAGGATGTAGATCAGGTGGCTGCCAAAATGCCTGAGAATTTGCAAATGCTTGTTTTTTCAGCGACTATTCCTGAAAAGCTAAAGCCTTTCTTAAAGAAATATATGGAAAACCCAAAAACGATTCATGTGGATGCGAAAAATAAGGCTGCAGAAAATTTAGCGCATTATCTATTGCCATCTAGACATCGTAGTAAGAAGCAGCTTGTGCATGATGCATTACTTGCCTACAATCCTTATTTAGCGATTGTTTTTACGAATACGAAGAAAATGGCAGAGGAAGTAGCGTACTTTTTAAATGAAAAGGGATTAAAGGTTGGCCGTGTTCATGGAGACTTAAATCCTCGTGAACGTAAAAAAATGATGAAGCAAATACAGGATTTGGAGTTCCAGTACATTGTGGCTACAGACCTTGCATCAAGGGGAATAGATATCGAAGGGGTAAGTCACGTAATAAACTATGAATTGCCATCTGATTTAGATTTTTATATCCATAGGGTAGGGAGAACAGCAAGAGCAGGTAATACAGGAATTGCGCTTACCATCTATGAAAATTCTGATGAAGATGCCTTAAATAAGTTGGAAAAAATGGGTATTCAGTTTGAAAATGTCGATCTTAAAAAAGATGGATTTGAGGAAATAGATGAACGGAATAGAAGAAAGACACGAGTTAGAAAAGAAGATGAAGCAGCTAAAACAGCTAAATCACTAGTAAAGAAGCCGCAAAAGGTAAAACCAGGCTATAAAAAGAAAATGCAGTGGGAAATGGATAAAATTAAGAAGCGTCAGCGTAAGTTAAACCAGAAAAAGAAATAA
- the rpoD gene encoding RNA polymerase sigma factor RpoD gives MAAEKSARSKEAENELTFEQVKDQLTELGKKVGVLAYDDIAEKMANFDLESDQMDEFYEFLGDQGIELVGDSEEAPNSKQLSKGDDEEFDLNDLSVPPGVKINDPVRMYLKEIGRVDLLSGEEEIKLANRIEEGDEEAKRRLAEANLRLVVSIAKRYVGRGMLFLDLIQEGNMGLIKAVEKFDYRKGFKFSTYATWWIRQAITRAIADQARTIRIPVHMVETINKLIRVQRQLLQDLGREPTPEEIGEDMDLTPDKVREILKIAQEPVSLETPIGEEDDSHLGDFIEDQDATSPSEHAAYELLKEQLEDVLDTLTDREENVLRLRFGLDDGRTRTLEEVGKVFGVTRERIRQIEAKALRKLRHPSRSKRLKDFLE, from the coding sequence ATGGCTGCTGAAAAATCAGCCCGTTCAAAAGAGGCCGAGAACGAATTGACCTTTGAACAAGTAAAAGATCAGTTAACTGAACTAGGAAAAAAAGTTGGTGTCCTTGCCTACGACGATATTGCTGAAAAGATGGCCAATTTTGATTTAGAATCTGATCAAATGGACGAATTTTATGAATTCTTAGGAGATCAAGGTATCGAATTAGTCGGAGATAGTGAGGAAGCTCCAAACAGTAAACAATTATCAAAAGGGGACGACGAAGAATTTGATTTAAATGATCTTAGCGTTCCTCCAGGTGTTAAGATTAATGACCCAGTTCGTATGTACTTAAAAGAGATTGGACGCGTTGACTTACTTTCTGGTGAAGAAGAGATTAAACTCGCCAACCGTATTGAAGAAGGTGACGAGGAAGCGAAGCGCCGTTTGGCGGAAGCAAACCTACGTCTTGTCGTAAGTATAGCAAAGCGCTATGTAGGTCGCGGAATGCTATTTCTAGACCTGATTCAAGAAGGAAATATGGGCCTAATTAAAGCAGTTGAAAAGTTTGACTACCGTAAAGGATTTAAATTTAGTACCTATGCAACATGGTGGATTCGTCAAGCGATAACAAGGGCTATTGCAGACCAAGCAAGAACGATTCGTATCCCGGTTCATATGGTTGAAACCATTAATAAGTTAATTCGTGTACAGCGTCAATTACTTCAGGACCTTGGTCGTGAACCAACGCCGGAAGAAATTGGTGAAGATATGGATTTAACTCCTGATAAAGTAAGGGAAATTTTAAAAATTGCTCAAGAACCAGTCTCTCTTGAAACTCCTATCGGTGAAGAGGATGATTCACATCTTGGTGATTTTATTGAGGACCAAGATGCAACATCACCTTCTGAACATGCTGCATATGAATTATTAAAAGAGCAGTTAGAAGATGTTCTCGATACTTTGACAGACAGGGAAGAAAATGTCCTTCGCCTACGTTTTGGATTGGATGATGGCAGGACTCGTACACTTGAAGAAGTTGGAAAAGTCTTTGGTGTAACCCGCGAACGAATTCGTCAAATTGAAGCGAAAGCATTGCGGAAATTACGTCACCCAAGCCGAAGCAAACGGTTGAAAGATTTCTTAGAATAA
- a CDS encoding tRNA (adenine(22)-N(1))-methyltransferase TrmK, translated as MNTDKLSMRLETVAKYVPAGARIADIGSDHAYLPCFLAKNTGISFAVAGEVAAGPYHSAERNVQSEGLSSIISVRMGNGLEVIQPGEVDYITIAGMGGSLITSILENGKEKLGSVKRLILQPNISAVSIRKWFMENNWELIAEEIMEEDGKIYEVLVGEKGDPSKPYQDQLESGLLLGPFLCQKQESAFQKKWTMEIRNWKRIVEQLESAGETAETLEKKQELLNKIKLVEEVLKYEES; from the coding sequence TTGAATACAGATAAATTGTCAATGCGTCTAGAAACAGTTGCTAAATATGTCCCTGCTGGGGCAAGGATTGCTGATATTGGATCCGATCATGCGTATTTACCTTGCTTTTTAGCCAAAAATACAGGAATCTCTTTTGCAGTAGCAGGAGAAGTTGCAGCAGGTCCATATCATTCAGCTGAAAGAAATGTTCAATCAGAAGGTTTATCTTCTATTATTTCTGTGCGAATGGGTAATGGTCTAGAAGTCATTCAGCCTGGAGAGGTGGATTATATTACTATAGCAGGAATGGGTGGCTCCTTAATCACAAGTATTTTAGAAAATGGAAAAGAAAAGCTTGGGTCGGTTAAGCGGTTAATTTTGCAGCCAAATATAAGTGCCGTTTCTATAAGAAAATGGTTTATGGAGAACAACTGGGAACTTATTGCGGAAGAAATTATGGAAGAAGACGGGAAAATTTACGAGGTTCTTGTTGGTGAAAAAGGGGATCCTTCTAAACCCTATCAGGATCAGTTAGAAAGCGGTCTTTTATTAGGGCCGTTTTTATGTCAAAAACAAGAGTCAGCCTTTCAAAAGAAATGGACCATGGAAATTAGAAACTGGAAACGAATAGTGGAGCAGTTAGAGAGTGCGGGAGAAACAGCTGAGACATTAGAGAAAAAGCAAGAGCTATTGAACAAGATTAAGTTAGTTGAGGAGGTACTGAAATATGAAGAATCCTAA
- a CDS encoding 4-hydroxy-3-methylbut-2-enyl diphosphate reductase, whose amino-acid sequence MQIIKISPRGYCYGVVDAMVIARNAALDKSLPRPIYILGMIVHNKHVTDAFEEEGIITLDGKNRIDILDKVESGTVIFTAHGISPEVREMAKKKGLVTIDATCPDVTRTHELIEEKTKQGYQVIYIGKKGHPEPEGAIGVAPDMVHLVETPADVEALNIDCEKLLVTNQTTMSQWDVADTMDRVQKKYPHVEVHNEICHATQIRQEAVANQAIEADVTIVVGDPKSNNSNRLAQVSEEIAGTTAYRIADITELEIDWIKDAKTVAVTSGASTPTPITKEVITFLEQFDPNNEATWERRKKVQLNRILPKVKKTEGE is encoded by the coding sequence ATGCAAATCATTAAAATATCTCCACGCGGATACTGCTATGGTGTGGTCGACGCAATGGTCATTGCCAGAAATGCGGCATTAGATAAATCACTACCTCGCCCTATCTACATTTTAGGGATGATTGTTCATAATAAACATGTGACCGATGCCTTTGAGGAAGAAGGAATCATCACATTAGATGGTAAAAACAGAATAGATATACTTGATAAAGTCGAATCTGGGACGGTAATCTTTACAGCCCATGGGATTTCACCAGAAGTTCGTGAGATGGCTAAAAAGAAAGGTCTAGTCACTATTGATGCAACATGTCCAGACGTTACCAGAACCCATGAACTAATTGAAGAAAAGACGAAACAAGGTTACCAGGTTATTTACATTGGGAAAAAAGGACATCCTGAACCTGAAGGAGCGATTGGTGTTGCCCCTGACATGGTTCATCTTGTCGAGACTCCAGCTGATGTGGAAGCATTAAACATTGATTGCGAAAAATTACTTGTAACCAATCAAACAACTATGAGCCAATGGGATGTCGCTGACACCATGGATAGAGTCCAAAAAAAATATCCTCATGTTGAGGTTCATAATGAAATCTGTCATGCAACCCAAATTCGCCAAGAGGCTGTTGCCAACCAAGCCATAGAAGCAGATGTTACTATTGTAGTAGGTGATCCAAAAAGCAATAACTCGAATCGTCTTGCACAGGTTTCTGAAGAAATTGCCGGAACAACCGCTTACCGAATTGCTGATATCACAGAATTAGAAATTGATTGGATTAAGGATGCTAAAACGGTTGCTGTCACATCCGGCGCCTCCACCCCTACTCCTATTACAAAGGAAGTCATTACCTTTCTTGAACAATTTGATCCAAACAATGAGGCAACATGGGAACGTAGAAAGAAAGTCCAGTTAAACAGAATATTACCCAAGGTTAAAAAGACTGAGGGAGAGTGA